A window of the Ostrea edulis chromosome 1, xbOstEdul1.1, whole genome shotgun sequence genome harbors these coding sequences:
- the LOC125663596 gene encoding uncharacterized protein LOC125663596 gives MKVIVCKVSKNRYQHFAIQVYPISFIPAKFQTTSIRILIYCCRVSRVSFIGTDEERRLDSNVGCLVLNWIMIYLNGILFFVLVFFNQGAGSAEFEYIQNTVQENEASLDCRSRGKYLAVVDSQEKFDQVYNILTNGGREMPSTAVYIGLTYNTAGQQYEWVDGTPVNWVNWFVNEPYNVDTRHCVRLDLDSNLRFRTTDCSYQHHYLCSSTGTAVTVEPSTNKKSSNDVMIVGLSVGFGVSAAVIAVCCLMCYCCCSSRDEPKRPLLLHHNCPPKPRAVVGSLRRKDPPGPSVYYSKYSSSRNSNNTSWTGSSRMDDVDDDLDSVVINPSDRRMSVYSGSTGDYQRERSSASPRNPNEILHYI, from the exons ATGAAAGTTATTGTTTGCAAAGTCTCTAAAAATCGATACCAACATTTCGCTATTCAAGTATATCCAATAAGTTTTATTCCGGCGAAATTCCAAACAACTTCAATTAGAATATTGATCTATTGCTGCCGGGTGTCGAGGGTTAGTTTCATTGGGACAGATGAGGAAAGACGACTTGACAGCAATGTAGGATGCTTAGTCTTAAACTGGATCATGATTTACCTGAATGGAATATTATTCTTTGTATTAGTTTTCTTTAACCAAg GAGCAGGAAGTGCGGAGTTTGAGTACATTCAGAACACAGTTCAAGAGAATGAGGCCTCCTTAGATTGCCGAAGCAGGGGAAAGTACCTTGCTGTAGTCGACAGCCAAGAGAAGTTCGACCAGGTTTACAATATACTCACCAACGGTGGAAG GGAAATGCCTTCAACTGCGGTTTACATAGGATTGACGTACAACACAGCTGGTCAACAGTATGAATGGGTGGACGGGACCCCGGTGAATTGGGTCAACTGGTTTGTCAATGAACCGTACAATGTGGACACACGTCATTGCGTCAGACTCGACCTTGACTCTAACCTCAGATTCCGAACGACTGACTGCTCCTATCAACATCACTACCTGTGTTCTTCAACAG GGACAGCAGTGACTGTGGAGCCCAGCACG AATAAGAAATCATCAAATGATGTTATGATAGTGGGCCTCTCCGTCGGGTTCGGTGTGTCGGCTGCCGTGATAGCAGTTTGTTGTCTCATGTGCTACTGCTGTTGCAGCTCACGTGACGAACCAAAGCGCCCTCTACTGCTTCATCATAACTGCCCTCCAAAGCCCAGAGCTGTGGTGGGGAGTCTTCGCAGAAAGGATCCGCCAGGACCTTCTGTATATTATAGTAAATATTCGTCCAGTCGGAATAGCAATAATACATCCTGGACCGGAAGTAGCAGGATGGACGATGTAGACGATGATTTGGACAGTGTGGTGATTAATCCGTCGGATAGACGTATGTCGGTTTACAGTGGGAGTACAGGTGACTATCAGCGCGAGAGAAGTAGTGCTTCACCACGTAATCCGAACGAAATATTAcactatatatag